The following proteins are co-located in the Leptospira weilii genome:
- a CDS encoding TIGR01777 family oxidoreductase, whose amino-acid sequence MNIGITGGTGLIGRALALRLLKTGHFVRIFSRSFDIPVFLRERKNFEIVVGDFPKPERLEGLDGIVNLAGAPIVGVRWTRKVKEEIRSSRVNYTENLVSSVSKIVGTPPKVFIQGSAIGYYGFFENGTVNFSEDSAPGTDYLASLCVDWETASEPLSKLGIRLVRIRTGVVLSLYGGALGSMLSPFRLGLGGPIGSGRQIFSWIHIEDMVGAIVHLLENSNLSGAFNLVAPNPVSNEIFSKTLANILKRPAFFRVPETILKVLYRDGADVILKGQKVIPEKLQKSGFSFLYPRLDLALRDLLISSS is encoded by the coding sequence ATGAACATAGGAATTACCGGCGGGACCGGGTTGATAGGAAGAGCTCTTGCGCTTCGATTGCTTAAGACGGGGCATTTTGTAAGAATTTTTAGCCGGTCTTTCGACATTCCTGTATTTCTTCGAGAGAGGAAAAATTTTGAAATTGTGGTAGGAGATTTTCCAAAACCTGAGCGTTTGGAAGGATTAGATGGCATTGTAAATCTTGCCGGAGCGCCTATTGTAGGAGTTAGATGGACTAGGAAAGTGAAAGAGGAAATTCGTTCTTCCAGAGTGAATTATACTGAAAATTTGGTTTCTTCCGTTTCTAAAATTGTGGGAACTCCGCCAAAAGTTTTTATCCAAGGATCTGCTATCGGGTATTACGGCTTTTTTGAAAACGGTACGGTGAATTTCTCGGAGGATTCCGCTCCCGGTACGGATTACCTCGCGTCGTTATGCGTTGATTGGGAAACCGCTTCCGAGCCGCTTTCAAAACTTGGAATCAGGTTAGTCCGAATTAGAACCGGCGTTGTTTTAAGTCTTTACGGAGGAGCTCTGGGAAGTATGCTTTCTCCTTTTCGATTGGGCTTGGGAGGACCGATAGGTTCCGGAAGGCAGATCTTTAGCTGGATCCATATCGAAGACATGGTCGGCGCGATTGTTCATTTATTAGAAAATTCTAATCTTTCGGGAGCATTCAATTTAGTAGCCCCAAATCCGGTAAGTAATGAGATCTTTTCGAAAACACTCGCAAATATATTAAAACGTCCCGCATTTTTTAGAGTTCCGGAGACGATTTTAAAAGTCCTTTATCGGGACGGCGCGGACGTGATCTTAAAAGGGCAGAAAGTGATACCGGAGAAATTGCAAAAATCTGGATTTTCTTTTTTATATCCAAGGCTTGACCTGGCATTGCGAGATCTCTTGATCTCAAGTTCGTAA
- a CDS encoding DUF1566 domain-containing protein codes for MHRYILSFFIFSLLFCAKLPGKPDPPYVIFQYLQASASNGQEVNSSANNSQCSNGPTNFNPGAVFDTGQTICWDNAGTAVACPGTGNDGEFSNTPNARTFSAPTPSCEFTSDYTTLDTLHGLTWKTCAQGQTGSNCSGAAIAINWNNANAGLVGSCTNLNGLNGGRGYAGKTNWRIPTIKELASLLHYSNNPHINNTSFPNTFSGTNYMTNTPDITTPGSNWVINFSAANLGTSNEPQGNNINLRCVSGNPIPAFSFMDLLDGTVRDQNTGLLWSQCSEGQAGAGCIGGAPLDLDWSAALNACDVLNLAGRTNWRLPNANELLSIVDFNNNNPAIDVASFPNTPNSNYWTSTTYENNTFFTVSISFTTGSLFTGLNDKAQQLKVRCVTTF; via the coding sequence AACCGGATCCTCCTTATGTTATATTCCAATATCTGCAAGCGTCAGCTTCCAATGGCCAAGAAGTAAACAGCTCGGCAAATAATTCTCAATGTTCAAACGGACCTACGAATTTTAATCCGGGAGCCGTTTTTGATACGGGGCAGACGATTTGTTGGGATAATGCAGGAACTGCTGTTGCGTGTCCGGGGACTGGTAATGATGGAGAATTTAGCAATACCCCAAACGCGCGCACTTTTTCCGCCCCAACCCCAAGCTGCGAATTTACTTCGGATTATACTACGTTAGATACTCTACACGGACTTACTTGGAAAACTTGCGCTCAGGGTCAAACCGGTTCGAATTGTTCCGGAGCAGCAATCGCAATCAATTGGAACAATGCAAACGCAGGGTTAGTGGGAAGTTGTACAAACTTAAACGGACTCAATGGTGGACGAGGTTATGCGGGAAAAACCAACTGGAGAATTCCTACAATCAAAGAGTTAGCTTCTCTGCTTCACTATTCAAACAATCCGCATATCAACAATACTTCCTTTCCAAATACATTTTCAGGAACCAACTACATGACGAATACGCCCGATATTACAACACCCGGTTCCAATTGGGTGATCAACTTTTCGGCCGCGAATTTGGGGACTTCGAATGAGCCACAAGGAAATAACATCAATCTTCGTTGTGTTTCCGGAAACCCGATTCCGGCGTTCTCCTTTATGGACCTCTTAGACGGAACGGTCAGAGATCAAAATACGGGACTTCTATGGTCTCAGTGTTCGGAAGGACAGGCCGGTGCAGGATGTATAGGTGGTGCGCCCTTGGATTTGGATTGGAGTGCGGCTCTCAATGCATGTGATGTTTTGAATTTAGCAGGAAGAACAAATTGGAGATTACCAAACGCCAACGAACTTTTGAGCATCGTCGATTTCAATAATAATAACCCTGCCATCGACGTTGCTTCCTTTCCAAATACCCCAAACTCTAACTATTGGACATCGACAACCTATGAAAACAATACTTTTTTCACAGTCAGTATCTCTTTCACAACTGGCTCCTTATTTACAGGTCTAAATGACAAAGCCCAACAGCTCAAAGTTCGTTGTGTTACAACATTTTAA